In Kineosporia sp. NBRC 101731, the genomic window CTGCCCTTCAAGCGGTTCCGCACCGCCGAGGGCAAGATCGTCGACACCCTGCTCTCGCCGGAGATGCGTTCCACCGGTGAGGTCATGGGCATCGACACCGACTTCCCGCACGCGTTCGCCAAGTCCCAGTCGGCGGCGTTCGGCGGTCTGCCCGACACCGGCACGGTGTTCGTGTCGGTCGCCGACGTGGACAAGCGGGCGATGATCTTCCCGGTCAAGCGCCTGGTCGACCTCGGCTTCACCGTGCTGGCCACCGACGGCACCGCGGACGTGCTGCGGCGCAACGGCATCGCCTCGACCCGGGTGCGCAAGCTCGGGCTCGGTGGCTCGGCCCGGGGTGGCTCGGAGGAGACGACGATCGTCGACATGATCGCCGCGGGCGAGGTGGACATGGTGGTCAACACCCCGTCCGGCCCGGCGGCGCGCATGGACGGCTACGAGATCCGGGCCACCACCACGGCCGTGGACAAGCCGATCATCACCACCATCCAGCAGTTCTCGGCCGCCGTGCAGGCGATCGAGGCGGCCCGCAACGAGCCGGTCCGGGTGGCGTCGCTCCAGGAGCACGCCGCGCGTCTGGGTGAGTTGCGCGCGGAGCAGCAGCTGTGAGCTCGGTGTCGGCGGTGTCCTTCGGATCGAGATTGAGGACGTCGGTCAGCTCGCGGGGGTCTCTCTGTGTCGGGATCGACCCGCACCCGGCGCTGCTGGCGCAGTGGGGTCTGTCCGACGACGTGGCCGGGCTCGAGCGATTCACCCTGACCGTGGTGGAGGCCCTGGCCGACCGGGTCGCGGTGATCAAGCCGCAGGCCGCGTTCTTCGAGCGGTTCGGCTCGGCCGGGGTGGCGGTGCTGGAGAGGGCTCTGGTCGGTATCCGGGACGGCGGTGCCCTGAGCATCGTCGACGCCAAGCGCGGCGACATCGGCTCGACCATGGCGGCCTACGCCGATGCCTTCGCGGGGGAGGGCTCGCCGCTGGCCGGTGACGCGGTAACGGTGTCGCCGTTCCTCGGATTCGGCTCGCTGCGGCCGCTTCTCGACCTGGCCGCGGCCAACGGCAGAGGGGTGTTCGTGCTGGCCCTGACCTCCAACCCGGAGGGCGGGCAGGTGCAGCACGCCCGCCGGCCGGACGGGAAGACCGTGGCGCAGACCATGATCGACGCAGTGGCCGCGGAGAACGCGGGCGCCTCGCCGACCGGTTCGGTCGGTGTCGTGGTCGGTGCGACGGTGACCGGAGTGGGCCGCGAGCACGATCTCTCGGTGATCAACGGCCCGATCCTGGCTCCCGGTATCGGGGCGCAGGGGGCCACTCCGGAAGATCTGCGCGCGGTGTTCGGTCCGGCCCTGGACCAGGTGCTGCCCAACTCCTCGCGCGAGGTACTGGGCGCGGGGCCGACCGTGGCGGGGCTGCGGGAGGCCGCGGCCCGCTCGGTGGAGGCGGTGGAGAACGCCCTGCGGGCGTGACCCGGCCGTGTC contains:
- the pyrF gene encoding orotidine-5'-phosphate decarboxylase encodes the protein MSAVSFGSRLRTSVSSRGSLCVGIDPHPALLAQWGLSDDVAGLERFTLTVVEALADRVAVIKPQAAFFERFGSAGVAVLERALVGIRDGGALSIVDAKRGDIGSTMAAYADAFAGEGSPLAGDAVTVSPFLGFGSLRPLLDLAAANGRGVFVLALTSNPEGGQVQHARRPDGKTVAQTMIDAVAAENAGASPTGSVGVVVGATVTGVGREHDLSVINGPILAPGIGAQGATPEDLRAVFGPALDQVLPNSSREVLGAGPTVAGLREAAARSVEAVENALRA